The window AAAACAAAGTTAGGTATATCagttattttttacttttcaccTGTCCAAAACCGTTTGCGACATGTGGCTGAACAAAGCCTCTTCCAGCTCTTTCCTCAGCGACGCCGCCCCTGATGAAACCATCCTAATCGAGCTCAGGTCGAAGTTATCCACCAGCGGAACTATTATTGACATAGATGTTTCAGGGATATTTAAGATTGAAATAGTGTTACACATATTATTATCACTAAATTTTTCATGATAACAAATCAGTCATTTAAAGCCTTAATTCAACAGGCCCTTGCTCATTAAACAAGTCACACAGAAAATTTAACCAACGAATCAAACACTACGTTGGGCCATTAAATGCTTTATGAATGCCCATATTtaccaattcaaacacacccttattataaataataaccCTCTCAATCACAACTCCTCTTTGTAGTGAAGGGACTAGCAGCGGAAGCGTGCGCTAatttttcattcaaataaatcagatgATCAAGATCTATTTAGTCgattatttagataaattctaTTCGTACAATAATCACAtatatcatgctcataactcaaataaatcatgctttaaatttattaaaacctaaaacatgcttttctacggtttagctaTTTTAACTTGATGACgctccttctccacgtgaagatctttagtactaAATCACagatcttctgtctggttcccagactgtaaactgatatcagggtgggctgatctcaccaagtatactaggacttaaataaagaagacggaaaacCTTTCCTACAGAGGAGAGAAAAATCGTCCCTCTTGAATAtagagagggggacgaaaattttgaagtaaacAAGTgtgttttctgtctcctttattctcctatttatattaagtcacatattgggcccagacagggatatatgaaaggttttggatatgggctcctccaattagctttttactaattaaattgaacctcaatttaatataagcttttaattggaatattacgagcagccactacaaaataatattgcactccccgtccaaatccaaaattataagtaatccgggtttccattgcttgatatatatttcccgcgcttaagatagaaacatccattaattaattaatgtctgctatggacttaattaattaatatcttattaactccaagagtggacttagcaagaaattcttatttattattcatagagtaatcaaactccaactagctaggttcggaataataaaaccttatttcaagctcctcttgaggagttatcaaatgagactcaccacgcgcacgattcaatataaggAAGTGTCATGATATGATTGAGGGACGGTTCCCGCCAGAGTGGAAGTGTCATGATATGATTGTATTTTGAcctttatatttatacattatgatttaattaatatatatatataccacaTGCGtttcacaagaatatgcacttttggttagacacaagttttaatgcataattggtaaagtaataaggaaaaaagtttttttcaaatttagaaagtgcatattcttgtggtatagactaaaaaggaaaaagtgctttttttgtgggaaggaggaaatattttttaattttatttttagactCCCCACCATTAAAATCCTGCATCCGCCACTTGTTATAATattataggggtgcgttaggctcctttgcaccctaagtgtcctatttccttcgtaacctcagcccttggatccttgaattggatggttgtgatcaatgcattattagtctataatgttgcattattagaatgaaaatgtgcattattaaatgacacgtgacattaatctaaccgtcagatgacaaaatcgtggggctaggattaagaaggaaaaaggacaaaagatatgaagaggatttgaatacatccctatatatatatatatatatatattagggatgtattcaggtcATTATGCTAAGTATttgtaaaacataaaacaatttCCAAACCATTGATTTTTTCCATCTGATGGCCGAATTGTTTGCCATGTGTAATTAGTAATATTacttataaataaagaaaaggtTAGTTTAGGTATAATCCTAAATGCAGCTGTTATTAACATCCCATGATTATCTCCATCCAATATACACGTTCATTTTatcattgattttgttttattttgttttgtttttctaccATTATTCTACACGTATAtttcatcctttttttttctttgattttattttgattttctatcattatttttcctgttattattattcttcGGAAATGTCACGCAATctcatattataatttatcttCATAAACTCTTCATAAACCCAGCGTGATAGGAGTTGCAACCTTTTTTATATCACGTCGATGGAAGAAGGTATGTCgctgtttaattttaatgatcATCTGTATGAATTTGGTTTCAACGATGATGGTAATTTTCAAGTGTTTTAAGCATGAAAAAATAGTGGCTTTCTCTGAGGGTTTTTTTTTCGAAGGGGATAGGTTGTAGTAGTACATTCGGTGACACAACGTTCCAAAACTGGTTTGAGTTAGAGGATTTTCATACTTttataaactttttaattttttgttgaaggTATGTTAAAATGTTTTTGTAATGTATGCCAACATATGTTTAATGTAGTCTATTACTCGACTGAtcaattccattttttattatacagTTAATGTTGTGCCTGAATGTTCAGAAGAACTAAAACCTGTTGTTGGTCAGTGTTTCCAATCACTTGATTTTGCAATCGCTTTTTACGATGTGTATGCTCGAGCAGTTGGTTTTGAGACGCGCAAACAAGGAGTCAAAAAAGTAGAAGGTGTTACTATTTGGCAGTATATTGTATGTACTCGTCAAGGTAAGAAGAGGACAGAGGAGGAGGATATGGTGAACGCCAGACATGGTTTCACGTTGAAAAGAAGACGTTTATCCAACCGGTGTGCCTGCCAAGCGAAGATATCATTTCGTTATTTCTCCGAAGGCGGACGTCCCGGATATAAGATTCATGAGTTTGTAGAGGCACATAACCATACAATGGTGGAGATGCAACATAAGCCATTCATGTCTATAAATCGAAATCTGACTGAAGTGCATGAGAAATTCATTCTAGACTGTTCAAGGGCTAATATCGACCCCACTTTGACTTTTAAATTTCTGAAAGAGGTATTGGGAGGCTACCAGATGGTGGGGTGCACCGTTGGGGATATACGTAATGCATCTCGAGACATTAAAGCGTATGCTCAAGGTTATGATGTTCAGATGGTATTGGACGAGATGCGTAGGAAGAAGGAACTGTCTGATGCATTTACATATCACTATGAAGTTAATAGTGAGAATCAGTTGGTAGCCTTATTTTGGTGTGATGGTGTCTCGAAAAGGAATTACCACATGTTTGGTGACATTGTTGCTTTCGACTCAACTTATAACACCAACAGGTACTACTTTCTGTTGATTTCGAAATATTACATTATATTCATTATAAGTTACATCATTATGGTAGTACATTATGcatagtttatttttacattattaagtTCTGGTTGGACATATCAGGTACTGTATGATATTTTGTCCATTTACTGGTAAGGACAATCACGGGAGACCTGTTACATTCGCTGCTGGTCTAGTTTCGAATGAGAAGACAGGTGCATTTGCTTGGTtgtttaaacattttattgAGTGCATGGGTGTTGCTCCCAAAATGATGGTCACGGACCAAGATTTGGGAATGCGGTCGGCTATTGAGGAAATTCTAGTTGGCACTAGACATCGGTGGTGCATGTGGCATATAATGCACAAGCTTGCGATCAAAGCTCCAAAGAAGCTCCTCATAgatgaaaatttcaagaaGGATTTCCATGCTTGTGTTTGGTCCGAATTACACGAACCGGAGGAGTTTGAAGAAATGTGGGATGCTATTATTGTAGAATATGGTCTAGAAAATGTGGATTGGTTCAGAACCATGTATCGGCATAGGAAGTATTGGATACCTgcttatttttgtgattttccGCTGGGATCGACGATTCGGACCACATCTGTGTCTGAGTCTGAAAACAGTTTTTACAAAATCTTTCTGAAGCCTCGGCTAAATCTTGCTGAATTCTATTTGAGTTTCAATAATGCCTTGGAATCTCAACGTAATTCTAATGCAAAGTTGGACTATGCAGATTCAACTCTTGTGCCAATTTTGGCCACTGACCAGCCTTTCGAAAAGCATGCATCCACATTATTTACCGACTCTATGTTCAGAACAGTGCAGGAAGAAATTGTGGAGGGTTGCATCAGATGTAGGATTGTTGGTATGTCATCCGAAGGGATGATTGATTGCTATAAAGTAGGTGACAGCCACCGAAACACATTTGTGGCGACACATGACAAGACGGACCAGTCGTACGTGTGCGAATGCAAGTTGTTTGGCAGACAAGGGTTTCTGTGCTGCCACATATTTTACTTATTCAAGAACAACGAAGTAAAGGTCATTCCTGATAAGTACTCTGAAAGCAGGTGGATGAAGACGCCTTTGGTAAAGGCTGTACATGGATACACGGCTGATGTGTTTCAAAACAATGATGCCCAAGATGAGAAGTTGATTTTATCAAATGAATTGACGTCTATTTTCTTCAGTTGCCTTGCTAGTTACCAGTCAAATATGGATACATTACGCGCTTTTGCAGGTGGCATGAGAGATCTGAAGACTAGTATAGATGGTAATTCTCCTCCTATATCTGCAGTTGAAAAAAGAAGGATGGTTGAAGAGTTTTATGGAATGGTCAGACCAGAAGTTGTTGAAGTTCACCCTCCTGACGTTGTCCAAACAAAAGGGTGTTGTAGTACGAAAGGCAAGCGCATAATTTCAAAGAGGGAGAAGGCTATAAAGGAGCACAATAGACCTTTGAGGAGATGTATGAATTGCTTAGAGATGGGCCATCACGATTCCCGGAATTGCCCTGAAAATGCGAATGGTAAAGGCAAGGAGAAATGCTGAATGTATGTTCATGTCGCCGTTCcagaatgtttttttaattgaactGTCGTACTTACGTTTTGCAATAAACTTTTTTTCCGTATTACATTATTGTAAGGTAAATGCTACATTTCCCACATCTTTTTTTGGACGTATTACATTATTTCCGATTATGCTACAGTAATCATGTTATTATTAACTAGTTAGCTAGTACATCCTATAACATAGTGTAATTTGTTATAGGACTCAATGATACATCCGTTATGTACATATGTTAGTTAAATGATgtaactatattatatatcttGAACTTCTTTCAGCCTTATATGTTGAGTTGAATTTCTCAAATAATGTAATCGTAGTTGCCTTCTAATGTACATTTTCATCCCAGATTCAATTGGTTATTTTCTTAATGTATAActtcacaaatttcaaatcctaCGCGCTATTACCAGGGATGGAATAAGAACAACTACAAGTGCTTCAGTGCATTGCAACATTGGTCAATGATGTAGTATAAACCACaaatcaacaataataatataacaGATTAGTGCTGAACAAAATATGTTTAACATAGTTAATAAATAACGTATGTCCTTAACAGAGTTTCGAAATACCAAATGTGCAAAAGGCAAAACCGTTTTTAATCTGTTTcccaaccaaaaaaaatctgCATAACAAACTACATTTCCCATAAAATAATTCAGACCGGCACATCAATCACTCCAAACCATAATTTTGAACAAACTTTCCGAAACTGAACTTTGCAGGCTTCTCTTTCCAGTGCTGATCTGCTGCAATTTTATTCAACTTTTGTCTGATATTATGCTCAAACATGAGTAAGGCCGTGTTGAACTTAATCCTTAGCATTTCCACGCTTTTGTTTCCCCGTGCTGTGAACCCACAGTCCCAATCTTTGTTCTTATCTCCAAAAAAGGTTTCCATATGGCGCATCAGGTACACACCACAGTCCACCCTGTTGAAAAGGCCTCTCCATGGCATACTTAGTAGATGCAGTGAACATTTGCGAATCATACCAGCTAGCTTGGGTCTTCTGAATTTCGCGAGTGCATCAGCAAGGTACTTCCTctgcataaattaaaataaaattaaaatatagtaaaccATACAAACTATACAATTCAACAACTACCGTAAGCAACAACAGTATCATACTCTGTATACATGTACCAAATATACTAACACGGCTGATCCAGATAATGTACCTAGTCAGAGAGTTAATGTACGTACCAACAGAGAAGGTGTTTTCCCGTATTTTGCGTTGAAAGATTCATGTGAATCAGCAAGTGTGTTGTCAATCAAATTCAGCTTCCCAGCAGCAACATCGAAGCACAACAGATACATATGCTCAGGTCCTTGAATCGGGAAGAAAATCTAAAATACGCAAAAcattaaatacttaaaatttgaatattaacttGCAGCTTAGTTGGAACAGTAGACCTCACCAGTTCATAGTTATTCCATTCAAAATCTTTCACAGCTAATACTTCACCCAGAACCCTTGTGTGGAAAAGATCAAACAACCTTTTATCTTCCCAATCAGCAGGTGGATTCACAATGGTATTAATCTGCATTATATTGTGTCAATACTCCATCAATGTCATGAAATTTATGCAAACTAAATGCTAGTATTTTACTCACACATGGTCCGGTAGAGAAAAACAGCCTTGAAGCAGTTTCTGGCGCCTTTACTAACTCCATGTGGTTTAAGTATGAGCTCCATGCATCAACCACCGCAACAGAGACTTCCTTAAATGGTGCAAGAGAAACAAACTCTTTTTTGGCCGTCTTAGCATAGGTGTCTTGATAAATTATTGCTTTCCTGTAAAGTTACGTACATTGTTTTGGTAAGAAGTAATATTCTTCAATTCATATAATGATTGTAAAAATACACTGCGTATGACATACTCATGGTCGTTCTTTGTGTTCAGCACCCAGTAGTACATTTCCTTGTCAACTTGATTCGCCCTTGCTGTTATTTTCACAGCCCTGTCATTGAACGGAGATCTAAGCACAAGGCTCGGTTTTTTTGTTCTCTGAATTGTATTCGGATTTTCAACCTACATAAAGGAAAAATGTGCACAGATTGAAATCAATCCAGTAATGTAGATTTCACCTTGCAATAATGTACACCAAAACTAAATTTGGTCCCAAAACCGTATTGGTGAGAaccaaatatttgaaattcgCAAAAGCAAAGTGACATGTTTATATCTGATGGCCCACCTCAACATGTGGATCTTTCAAAACTCCTTTCTCCTTCGTAGCATCCTCTACTGCCTTCCCCTTAGACTTACCACCTCCACCAACATTATGGTCAGCAATGTACCGCTAAACAACCAACAATGtgcaatgaaatgaaaatcaataaaCAGTACTCCATCGTCAGAGTTAATGTTGCAGAAGTATGTAACGGATGTAAAGTTAACACAAGTAATGTCCCACCTCAACTTCTTCCCTAATCACTACTCCTTTCGCCTTTGTAGCTCCTTTGCCAGTCTTACCACAAACTTTTTTCCCAGCATTTGCGGCTTCGGTAATGGATTTTGGTTGAGCCTGTTTTGCACTAATTCCCTCTTGATTTTCAGCTACTACAGTATTGGGGATAGTCTCAACACTTGCCTGtagatttttaataaaatagtattcATAAGGTAGTACGTAGATGTACTTAACATGTACAAACCTAATCTAAGCAAAGTAGATTAAATAACTATGATATGAATTGACTTCTTGATGTTTACCGTTGCAATCTTGACACTTGGTATGGTATCCACATCCATGCCTTTACTTCCTCCGTCACCATCTNNNNNNNNNNNNNNNNNNNNNNNNNNNNNNNNNNNNNNNNNNNNNNNNNNNNNNNNNNNNNNNNNNNNNNNNNNNNNNNNNNNNNNNNNNNNNNNNNNNNTCATttcgttagtttattacttcattcagtcatgctatcACTTGATTCCAtcagtttattacttcattccgttagtttattacttcattcagtcatgttattacttcattccgttagtttagtacttcattcagtcatgttattacttcattctattagtttagtacttcattccgttactttattacttcattcagtcatgctattacttcattccgttagtttattacttcattcagttatgttattacttcatttcatttgtttattacttcataatgtgttatgacataattatgtttcagttgaagtaaattcagtatataatgaatgcgaaaaattacttcataacatacattcatttagttcactATGTactgaatatagttcattatttactccaataagtttttatagaataaaaaaaataataaaaaataataaaaaaattaaattttttaaaaaaaactgtttttatttaataaaatattaaattaattgtaaaataatcataaccataagattaagagcatccacaacgGTGTTCTTAGAGCTGTCCGTCCGTCCGTACCGCTGAACAAGCGGCGTCCGTCCGCTGCTgcagctcgtccgtccgtTCCAGCGGCATAGGCGCTGcacttagctaagagcacgttattttttaaaaatttaaaatttatttaaaaaaatgtttttaaataaaaaaaatattttcccacttcccaaaaaaatatatccgttttctacccacttttaatttatttttcaatttttttccccaaaattcacaatttcctctataaatacccccacttcaacacaaaaaaaaatcacattctcatctattctatcatctacattctctcatcatttttctcatattctctcatctaaattcccaccacacttcagaatgtccggctccggcgatgacccctccggcaatcgcggttggaaccacgattggttcgactccgaCTCATTCccttaatttgtaggattttaattatgtattttttattttctatgattttaattatgtatttttattttttaagattttaattatgtaatttttattttttaagattttaattatgtaattttaaatttttaatgcattttaatattgtggaaatgtttttatttaaattgaataatagaatagtgggacccttgagcttgtccttagctaagagcacggatgtaggtgttgtgctcttagctaaggacaaggagtaaaagtgggtctggGCCCACTTCCgcgctcttagctaagagcacggatggggatgctctaagaaaaatgagtggtccaaatttggtctctagttcggtctttaaaaatggttcgacattgatcacaactatatatatatatatatatatatatatagggtagcGTTAAAAGCAGAACCCCCTTTAAATGTAGAACactgaacaaaataaaatagatcaTTATAAAAGATCATAAGGTTATTATAAgatcatttttaattcattataggaaatttgcattttaaaatacactaaaaaacaaatccaaaaatcattataaaaGATCATAAGGTTATTATATACACTAAAATACACTAAATATACACTTagaaaaattgcattttaaaatCATTATAAAAGATCATAAGGTTATTATAAGAAACAGATTACTATATTGAACTAATAATGAAAGAACAATGACCTTAATGGTCTCctacaataaattattttcatatagttttgtgttcatatatatatatatatatatatatatatagggttttgatctatgaagatcagatttaaatacagaaacgcagaacaaagtcatacgtagggcatttttaggtcatagttagtttatttttaggtcatgctaacaaagcatgacctaaaatgatcttaacatgacataaacccaaatcttataatatgacctaaaactacttaattatgaccttccgtgttttgggttaattattgaccattagatcatctaatcctagggccaagatttgggctgcatttctggatttaaacacatacttattttgatcatctccatatatatatatatatatatatataggggtgtgttagggtccttacagcatcttagtgtaaaacacagcacaaatcacagcccttggatcattagattggatggttgtgatttgttacattatcatactaaaaatctacattattaggcgaggtacattattagactagaaatgtacattgtaagactaaaactgtacatttctaaactaaaatgctacattattcaactaaattgctacattattatccaagctacattattagtctaaattctacattattagatgacacgtggcattaatctaaccattagatcatatgatccaatggactgcaagtgttttgagttttacttatacATAGCGTTTgacctgaatacatccctatatatatatataggtttgtgttaaaatgacaactccttttaaaatgacaccgtgacaccacttatacagcaatattataaacgctacacaaagacaatatccaacacgttagacAAAGCAATCTAGCAATTTATAGATTCTTTgtctaacgtgttggatattattgttcaagaaaaattgttgtttaaaGACCAGCACATTGCTGCCGtcttttttggggtttttttttgccacgtggcagcttattattcgtccacgtgtacaaatgattggctaggaatggtgttattttaaggggtggtgtcaccctaacatgcccctatatatatatatatatgtttgtgttaaaatgacaacccctcttaaagtgacaccgtaacaccacttatacaacaatattataaacgctacacaacaatattcaaTACGGTAGACAACAATCTTTAGATTGCTGTCTAGCGTGTTGGAAATtgttgttcaagaaaaattgttgtataaggTATTAAATATTGCTGCCCgtctttttttaatcttgaaaaaaacaaatcggccacgtggcagcttattattcgtccacgtgtacaaatgattggctaggaatggtggtatggtgttattttaaggggtggtggcactctaacactcctatatatatatatatatatataggggtgtgatcaattgctaactttcttaagttgctaacttgctaactccTCAACGCAGtgcattaaaaatgtcaacacgatgacattaaaatatcaacacataattttattgaacttcaatataatgtgttgatattatgtattgatattttgatgtcaccgtgttgacatttttaatattgatgagttagcagagttagcaacttaaatagttagcaatataacgcacccatatatatatatatatatagggttttgatctatgaagaccagatttaaatacagaaacgtagaacaaagtcatacgtagggcatttttaggtcatagttagtttatttttaggtcatgctaacaaagcatgacctaaaatgatcttaatatgacataaacccaaatcttataatatgacctaaaactacttaattatgaccttccgtatttttggttaattattgaccattagatcatctaatcttagggccaagatttgggctgcatttctggatttaaatgcattcttattttgatcatctccatatatatatatatatatatatatatatatatatatacggGTGCGCTATGGTCCATAAGTGAAATcctgtcaaaaatcaaagcgaatctcagcccttggatccttagaTTGGATGATTGTGATCATAATAtacgagctacattattacaGTATaagcgttacattattagccgagttacattattagactacacaatctacattataaGACTAAAGcgcgttacattattagccgagctacattattagactacacaatctacattattagatgacacgtggcattaatctaacggttacatcacaagatccaatggctgagatttgctttgatttttgacagaatttcacttatggacctgatcacatccctatatatatatatatatatatagggtagtgatataatgcaaacttatatattgtacaaactcaaaactcctcaataCAGCTTCAACactgtttcaatacaatatcagcacagtgtaaaatttcaagattttacaCTGTCatcacaatatcaacacaacatcaatcattgactaccattgaaattctgttgaaaatttcctgttgatgcttttttttgatctgttgacatttttcaatggtccagatcatagttttgagtttgtacaatatttagagttttcatttgatcacattcctatatatatatatatatatatataggggtgcactatggtgccaccatagataggataataccataccaccaatatagtccgttagatctcatttatggatgcctaggattaagtttcgtgaaaaaacacgggtttgcagtctactgtattagatattgcagtcgtggtaaactgcaatattgttgtggtaagactgcaatattcaatgaacaacactgcaatctggtaacgtaaaattagaaatttcctattttacccctccgtgtttttacacgtggcagcatgacaagcacacgattttcagataaaatggcctaaaatggtggtatggtgttacaataaagagtgTTGTCATCTTAATACATCCATATATAACCCATaattatggtgataacctaataaccctcattttatggacgaaaagtatcattttatgcatgctgaaaaaatatcattttatcgtatataaatatcatttttactaaaaatgatacttttgacccataaaatgatagggttattaggttatcacataaatatgagatataatcatatacttttcccatcttttgtgctttttcctttttaatctcCCCCATCCATTATTAAGATCTAAAGGCTGAAATTAGTTCCtgatttaatcatttttattcattaaaaaattatagaagGGCGTTTAGGGGATATGCATTGACGTCGGTTATGGTAAGTCCATGATTCTCTCCCTCACAATATCTTGCAGCggtttttttcattcataGTACAGAATTGTCTCTTCTCTTTCATCGttctccattctccattcTCTTTCATCTTGCAGCGATTAATCTTTCATCGTTCTTCATTCTCGAAAATTCTGGTCTTAACAAATAGTGCGATCGTGCGAAACttgtagaattattttttggagaGTTTCGGGAAGAATATCTTTACtacaatggaagaaggtggTTCTTCAACAATGGACGAAGCTTATGATTCAACTATGGAAGAAGGTAAATTTGTCGAAAAGTATTTGATTATTGTATCAACGTTTCATTAATTTCCATATCACACATATTAACGCAACCCTTTTTGATTTGATGTGTTttgtaccaaaaaaattagttttgcCTTGTATtcagtttttattatttgcttgtcttagttttattatttcaaatcgGAACATTTtatgatgaaaattttcttttttggggaGTTAATGTGCTTTTGATTAATAgccttgcattaataatgatttttcggcattcccttttttttatacCATTATTCCTTTTTGTTAAGGCATTAT is drawn from Salvia hispanica cultivar TCC Black 2014 chromosome 6, UniMelb_Shisp_WGS_1.0, whole genome shotgun sequence and contains these coding sequences:
- the LOC125195564 gene encoding protein FAR1-RELATED SEQUENCE 5-like, translating into MEEVNVVPECSEELKPVVGQCFQSLDFAIAFYDVYARAVGFETRKQGVKKVEGVTIWQYIVCTRQGKKRTEEEDMVNARHGFTLKRRRLSNRCACQAKISFRYFSEGGRPGYKIHEFVEAHNHTMVEMQHKPFMSINRNLTEVHEKFILDCSRANIDPTLTFKFLKEVLGGYQMVGCTVGDIRNASRDIKAYAQGYDVQMVLDEMRRKKELSDAFTYHYEVNSENQLVALFWCDGVSKRNYHMFGDIVAFDSTYNTNRYCMIFCPFTGKDNHGRPVTFAAGLVSNEKTGAFAWLFKHFIECMGVAPKMMVTDQDLGMRSAIEEILVGTRHRWCMWHIMHKLAIKAPKKLLIDENFKKDFHACVWSELHEPEEFEEMWDAIIVEYGLENVDWFRTMYRHRKYWIPAYFCDFPLGSTIRTTSVSESENSFYKIFLKPRLNLAEFYLSFNNALESQRNSNAKLDYADSTLVPILATDQPFEKHASTLFTDSMFRTVQEEIVEGCIRCRIVGMSSEGMIDCYKVGDSHRNTFVATHDKTDQSYVCECKLFGRQGFLCCHIFYLFKNNEVKVIPDKYSESRWMKTPLVKAVHGYTADVFQNNDAQDEKLILSNELTSIFFSCLASYQSNMDTLRAFAGGMRDLKTSIDGNSPPISAVEKRRMVEEFYGMVRPEVVEVHPPDVVQTKGCCSTKGKRIISKREKAIKEHNRPLRRCMNCLEMGHHDSRNCPENANGKGKEKC